A region of Nostoc sp. 'Peltigera membranacea cyanobiont' N6 DNA encodes the following proteins:
- a CDS encoding DUF642 domain-containing protein, with translation MKFTKKLSIICCSLTTALLNTAVITNTYKSVAQADGSELITNGGFENDSLVDPNNPNATNPNITGWIKNGDPIDTSGTRIDNFANTGTQGLSLGGFSDLSYISQNVPTVVNQYYRLTFYLGSTEEAPDLDNKFQAFIREKPVCTKNNTSHQPYTQYTFYFQAKETSTEIRFASKVKYAFLYLDDVSFKSIDQLGQNSVCE, from the coding sequence GTGAAGTTCACTAAAAAACTCTCAATTATTTGTTGTAGTTTGACTACTGCTCTCCTTAATACTGCTGTGATTACCAATACTTATAAGTCAGTAGCACAAGCAGATGGATCAGAACTGATTACCAACGGGGGATTTGAAAACGATTCTCTTGTAGATCCGAATAATCCCAATGCTACAAATCCTAATATTACAGGATGGATTAAAAATGGCGATCCGATAGATACATCAGGTACTAGGATTGACAATTTTGCTAACACTGGGACTCAAGGTTTATCGCTTGGTGGATTTTCAGACTTGAGCTACATATCACAAAATGTCCCTACAGTCGTTAATCAATACTACCGACTTACTTTCTATTTAGGATCAACAGAGGAAGCACCCGATCTTGATAATAAATTTCAGGCTTTTATACGTGAAAAGCCGGTTTGTACGAAAAATAATACTTCTCACCAACCCTACACACAATACACGTTTTATTTTCAAGCCAAAGAAACATCCACCGAGATCAGGTTTGCTTCCAAAGTCAAGTATGCATTTTTATATTTGGATGATGTGAGTTTCAAATCTATAGATCAACTAGGGCAAAACTCTGTATGTGAGTGA
- the modA gene encoding molybdate ABC transporter substrate-binding protein: MTLVIGLQFVNFSPAQSATTLNVYAAVSLTNALNAIKTQYQNANPTINIVYTFGASGTLLSQIQAGAPADIFISAATDQIDVLQNSSPSKLVSGSRKNIARNSLVLITPTTPPISAGSASLTSINGLTNANITGIAIGDYTGTPPVVPAGNYAKQVLTTRGIFNTVSSKLSLAPNVRAVLTAVENKTIVVGGVNKTIDAGFVYTTDAFISNKVKVVETAKPSESDPIVYPLGILTRTTVLSTAQSFSTYLSGTTAQGILRSNQFKAP, from the coding sequence ATGACGTTGGTAATAGGCTTGCAGTTTGTCAATTTCTCGCCAGCACAATCTGCAACAACCCTTAATGTGTATGCGGCTGTCAGCTTAACAAACGCGCTCAATGCCATTAAAACTCAGTACCAAAATGCTAACCCGACTATCAATATTGTTTATACGTTTGGTGCTTCTGGTACTTTACTGAGCCAAATACAAGCGGGAGCGCCAGCAGATATTTTCATTTCAGCTGCGACCGACCAAATAGATGTCTTGCAGAATTCAAGCCCAAGTAAATTGGTTTCAGGTAGCCGTAAAAACATTGCCAGAAACAGTCTAGTTTTGATTACACCTACGACACCTCCGATTAGTGCTGGTAGTGCTAGTCTCACTAGCATCAATGGTTTGACCAACGCCAATATTACTGGTATTGCGATAGGTGACTACACAGGTACTCCTCCAGTTGTACCAGCAGGAAATTATGCCAAACAAGTTCTCACTACCCGAGGTATTTTCAATACTGTTAGTTCTAAATTATCCCTTGCTCCCAATGTACGTGCCGTTTTAACTGCTGTTGAAAATAAAACTATCGTAGTTGGAGGTGTAAATAAAACTATTGACGCAGGTTTTGTTTACACAACTGATGCTTTCATTTCTAACAAAGTAAAAGTCGTAGAAACTGCCAAACCGTCAGAGAGCGATCCAATTGTCTATCCATTGGGTATACTCACCAGAACTACAGTTCTATCAACGGCACAGAGTTTTTCTACCTACTTAAGTGGTACTACTGCCCAGGGTATTCTTCGATCTAACCAATTTAAGGCACCTTGA
- a CDS encoding fasciclin domain-containing protein gives MANIIDTATNNGSFKTLIAAIQAAGLESTLNGNGPFTVFAPTDEAFNKLPAGTVDALLKDIPKLKKILTYHVVSGKVLAADVAKLKTAKTVEGSDVKIDASNGVKINDAKVATADVAADNGVIHVIDTVLIPA, from the coding sequence ATGGCCAACATAATTGACACTGCTACTAACAATGGTTCTTTCAAGACACTAATTGCAGCAATCCAAGCGGCTGGTCTAGAAAGTACACTGAATGGTAATGGCCCATTCACCGTGTTTGCACCTACTGATGAAGCATTTAACAAGCTTCCAGCAGGTACAGTAGATGCATTACTGAAAGATATTCCCAAGCTGAAGAAAATCTTGACCTATCATGTTGTCTCAGGAAAAGTACTGGCTGCTGATGTAGCTAAACTGAAGACAGCTAAAACAGTTGAAGGTTCAGATGTAAAAATTGACGCTTCTAATGGCGTTAAAATCAATGATGCAAAAGTTGCAACAGCAGATGTTGCTGCTGATAACGGTGTCATCCACGTAATTGACACAGTTTTGATTCCTGCATAA
- a CDS encoding FAD/NAD(P)-binding protein gives MNNNILNLTVSPVAIAITGGGFSGSLVAANLLRNATIPLSIKLIERNSEVGRGVAYGTPVDCHLLNVPAGKRTDSIHHWRGKILESPVCRMQPQPVHRTHEKPQLTTTKKDAGSCTRKSALWQSFSCIGLSNLSEL, from the coding sequence ATGAACAATAATATTCTTAACCTAACCGTTTCTCCAGTTGCGATCGCCATTACTGGTGGTGGCTTTAGTGGTTCTCTGGTTGCAGCAAATCTTTTACGCAACGCAACCATACCATTGTCCATCAAGTTGATTGAACGTAATTCTGAAGTTGGTAGAGGAGTTGCTTATGGGACACCAGTAGATTGTCACTTGTTGAATGTACCGGCGGGTAAAAGGACAGACAGTATCCACCATTGGCGAGGAAAAATCCTGGAATCCCCGGTTTGCCGGATGCAGCCGCAACCAGTTCATCGAACTCATGAAAAACCTCAACTTACCACAACCAAAAAAGATGCCGGAAGCTGTACCCGCAAATCAGCATTGTGGCAGAGTTTTAGTTGCATTGGACTATCAAATTTGAGTGAACTATAG
- a CDS encoding DUF642 domain-containing protein, producing the protein MKLTKKLSIIVFSFTTTFASTAMITGTYIPVAQAQQYNPNYVVDPQDRVFNGGFEVDPLVDPNNPNTTNPNITGWNKSGDPFDTSGIKISNFPQSGNQGLAIGSFVNPAYISQNLATTIGSNYNLSFSLGTDEDSSQVDNIFQAFIDESKVFEKTNSINTAGNPFTQYDLSFVATKSSTELKLGGRASYGFLYLDSVSVTPVPEPSAIGGIVVTAGLLGICLKRKKAIS; encoded by the coding sequence ATGAAATTAACTAAAAAACTTTCAATTATTGTTTTTAGTTTTACTACTACCTTCGCTAGTACTGCTATGATTACTGGTACTTATATTCCAGTAGCACAAGCACAACAATATAATCCCAACTATGTTGTAGATCCTCAAGACCGGGTTTTTAACGGAGGATTTGAAGTCGATCCCCTCGTAGATCCTAATAATCCCAACACTACAAATCCCAATATTACAGGATGGAATAAATCTGGCGATCCGTTTGATACATCAGGAATTAAAATTAGCAATTTTCCCCAAAGTGGTAATCAAGGTTTAGCGATTGGTTCATTTGTAAATCCTGCTTACATATCCCAGAATCTGGCTACGACTATCGGTAGTAACTATAATCTCAGTTTCTCTTTAGGAACAGATGAAGATAGCAGTCAAGTTGATAATATATTTCAGGCATTTATCGATGAAAGTAAAGTTTTTGAGAAAACAAATAGTATAAATACTGCTGGAAATCCCTTCACACAATATGACTTGAGTTTTGTGGCGACAAAATCATCTACAGAATTGAAATTGGGTGGTAGAGCTAGCTATGGTTTTTTATACTTGGATAGTGTGAGTGTAACACCTGTGCCTGAACCATCAGCTATTGGAGGAATAGTAGTTACTGCTGGATTATTGGGAATATGCCTGAAGAGAAAGAAAGCAATTAGCTAA
- the modA gene encoding molybdate ABC transporter substrate-binding protein: protein MNRRRLIAWIATAVTSMMLVIGSQFVNLSPANSTTTLNVFAASSLTNAMNDIKTQYQSANPSVNVVYTFGASGTLLSQIQAGAAADIFISAATDQIDVLQNATPSKLVAGSRKNVVKNRLVLIAPTTPPVSAGSAALTSFNGLTNANITGIAIGDYTGTPPVVPAGNYAKQVLTSRGIFTTVSPKTYLASNVRNVLTAVENKTLVVGGVSKTIDAGAVYKTDAAISTKVRVVETALTTESDPIVYPLGILANTTVLSTAQSFSTYLSGTTAQNIFKNTYGFILP from the coding sequence ATGAACAGAAGAAGACTTATCGCTTGGATTGCTACGGCAGTCACCAGCATGATGCTGGTAATAGGCTCCCAGTTTGTCAATTTATCGCCAGCAAACTCCACAACTACACTTAACGTGTTTGCGGCTTCTAGCTTAACAAACGCGATGAATGACATTAAGACTCAGTACCAAAGTGCTAACCCAAGTGTCAACGTTGTTTATACGTTTGGTGCTTCTGGTACCTTACTTAGCCAAATACAAGCAGGAGCAGCAGCAGATATTTTCATTTCTGCTGCCACCGACCAAATAGATGTCTTGCAGAATGCAACCCCAAGTAAATTGGTTGCAGGTAGCCGTAAAAATGTTGTCAAAAACCGTCTAGTTTTGATTGCTCCTACAACACCTCCTGTTAGTGCTGGTAGTGCTGCTCTCACTAGCTTCAATGGTTTGACTAACGCCAACATTACTGGTATTGCCATAGGTGATTACACAGGTACTCCGCCAGTTGTGCCAGCCGGAAATTATGCCAAACAAGTTCTTACTAGCCGAGGTATTTTCACTACTGTTAGTCCTAAAACATACCTCGCTAGCAATGTGCGTAATGTCTTAACTGCTGTTGAAAATAAAACTCTTGTAGTTGGAGGCGTAAGTAAAACTATTGATGCAGGTGCCGTTTACAAAACTGATGCTGCAATTTCTACCAAGGTAAGAGTTGTAGAAACTGCCCTAACAACAGAGAGCGATCCGATTGTCTATCCACTGGGCATACTCGCCAACACTACAGTTTTATCGACAGCACAGAGTTTTTCTACCTACTTAAGTGGTACTACTGCCCAGAATATCTTCAAAAATACTTACGGGTTTATCTTGCCTTAA
- a CDS encoding 2OG-Fe dioxygenase family protein, whose translation MQKVWTLTELEYAFLFTLRKVNSIEPEGFKPFFSNMPIDPYIKGNYRSRRLSRFTVSGNQLLKLPHGYLFQSKEYNPLVGDIKREFAELDDALIELDIFRNLVLAFSDSCKLHPEAEIGIHQIRTICSSDNLGNPAPEGIHQDGTDFIGIFSVDRDNIQGGETHLYTAKKEKPVFSKVLNPGELLLVNDHDFFHFTTPIKPQIDAQGSRDVFVLTSPSLLSE comes from the coding sequence ATGCAAAAAGTGTGGACGCTAACGGAATTAGAATATGCTTTTCTGTTTACTCTCAGAAAAGTAAATTCAATCGAGCCAGAAGGTTTCAAGCCATTTTTTAGTAATATGCCTATCGATCCTTACATCAAAGGCAACTATCGTTCTAGAAGATTATCTCGGTTTACAGTTTCTGGAAATCAGTTACTCAAATTACCTCATGGCTACCTTTTTCAAAGTAAAGAGTATAATCCATTAGTGGGTGACATAAAAAGAGAGTTTGCAGAATTAGATGATGCACTCATAGAACTTGATATTTTTAGAAATCTTGTCTTAGCATTTAGTGATTCTTGTAAACTTCATCCTGAAGCGGAAATCGGAATTCATCAAATTAGAACTATTTGTTCGTCAGATAATTTGGGTAATCCAGCACCTGAAGGTATCCATCAAGATGGTACTGATTTTATTGGCATATTTTCAGTAGATAGAGATAATATTCAAGGTGGAGAAACACATCTATATACTGCCAAAAAAGAAAAACCTGTGTTTAGCAAAGTTCTAAATCCGGGAGAACTATTATTGGTAAATGACCATGATTTTTTTCACTTTACCACTCCAATAAAACCACAGATTGATGCTCAAGGAAGTAGGGATGTTTTTGTCCTGACTTCTCCTAGTTTGCTTTCAGAATAA
- a CDS encoding DUF642 domain-containing protein — protein MKLTKKLSIIVLSVTTTLISTAVITNTYNVAAEAAELVKNGSFEFDPLVDPNDPNVTNPNVTDWIKSGDPIDTSLTKISNFPQHDSGNQGLSLGGFVNLSYISQTLSTQPGQKYELSYYLASVDEAPWLDNQFQTFVGENKIFDQKNISFQPYTQYKFNFTADALSTELKFGNVDKYAFLYLDGVSVKAVPEPSAIGGVAVAGLLGIWLKKKKAIS, from the coding sequence GTGAAGTTAACTAAAAAACTCTCAATTATTGTTTTAAGTGTTACTACTACCTTAATTAGCACTGCTGTGATTACCAATACTTATAATGTAGCAGCAGAAGCGGCAGAACTCGTTAAAAACGGAAGCTTTGAATTCGACCCCCTCGTAGATCCTAACGATCCCAACGTTACAAATCCTAATGTTACAGACTGGATTAAATCTGGCGATCCTATCGATACATCATTAACTAAAATTAGCAATTTTCCTCAACATGATAGTGGTAATCAGGGCTTATCACTTGGTGGATTTGTAAACCTCAGCTACATATCACAGACGCTTTCTACACAACCTGGTCAAAAATACGAACTTAGTTACTATTTAGCATCTGTAGATGAGGCCCCTTGGCTTGATAATCAATTTCAGACATTTGTAGGTGAAAATAAAATTTTTGATCAAAAAAACATTTCTTTTCAACCATACACGCAATATAAGTTCAATTTCACAGCAGACGCATTATCCACAGAGTTAAAATTTGGGAATGTGGATAAATATGCATTTCTCTACTTAGATGGTGTGAGTGTAAAAGCTGTGCCTGAACCATCAGCTATTGGAGGAGTAGCAGTTGCAGGATTACTAGGAATTTGGCTGAAGAAAAAGAAGGCGATTAGCTAG
- the sfsA gene encoding DNA/RNA nuclease SfsA produces the protein MIDWLYRYPPLYSGILLKRYKRFFADVQLTSGEIVTAHCPNTGPMTGVSTLQSAVQLSKSDNLNRKLAYTLELIQVHDNEPTWVGINTFLPNRVVKLALAQHLFPELGEYSQIKGEVVYGLDKKSRVDFFLTGSDEERPIYLEVKNTTLSEGRLALFPDTETTRGQKHLRELMALLPVTRAVMLYFINRGDCTEFSPGDRTDPVYGKLLRDAIALGLEVLPCRFDISPEGIRYLGLAKLKI, from the coding sequence ATGATAGATTGGCTTTACCGTTACCCACCTTTGTATTCCGGCATTTTACTCAAGCGTTACAAGCGGTTTTTTGCTGACGTTCAACTTACTTCTGGCGAAATAGTGACAGCACATTGTCCCAACACAGGGCCAATGACTGGAGTATCAACTCTTCAAAGTGCTGTACAGCTTTCCAAAAGTGATAATCTTAACCGCAAATTGGCTTACACTTTAGAACTAATTCAGGTACACGATAATGAGCCGACTTGGGTAGGCATAAATACTTTTTTGCCTAATCGGGTGGTAAAGTTAGCTTTGGCGCAACATCTTTTCCCGGAATTGGGCGAGTATAGCCAAATCAAGGGTGAAGTGGTTTATGGGCTAGATAAAAAAAGTCGAGTGGATTTTTTCTTGACGGGGAGTGATGAGGAACGCCCGATTTATTTAGAAGTGAAAAATACAACTTTGTCTGAGGGGAGATTAGCTTTATTTCCTGACACAGAAACTACAAGAGGACAAAAGCACTTGCGAGAACTAATGGCGCTGCTACCTGTAACTCGTGCGGTGATGCTTTACTTTATCAATCGTGGTGATTGTACAGAGTTCTCACCTGGCGATCGCACAGATCCTGTCTATGGTAAATTATTACGGGATGCGATCGCTCTTGGTTTAGAAGTCTTGCCTTGCCGTTTTGACATTTCCCCCGAAGGTATCCGTTATTTGGGTTTGGCAAAACTAAAAATTTGA
- a CDS encoding DUF642 domain-containing protein, producing MKFTKKLSIIVCGLTTAFLHTAVITNTYKSAAQADGANLIYNGDFEMDPLVDPNDATISNPNITGWVKSGDPIDTAIIRISNFPYTGNQGISLGNVSDISYLSQTIPTVDGQYYQLTYYLASTEEAPDLNNKFQVFIGAKKVDVKKDIAFQGYTQYSLVFKAKTTSTEIKFGSKAKFAFLYLDNVSVKTIP from the coding sequence GTGAAGTTTACTAAAAAACTTTCAATTATTGTTTGTGGTTTAACCACTGCCTTCCTTCATACTGCTGTAATTACCAATACTTATAAATCAGCAGCACAAGCAGATGGAGCAAATCTGATTTATAACGGGGACTTTGAAATGGATCCTCTCGTAGATCCTAATGATGCTACCATTTCAAATCCTAATATTACAGGATGGGTTAAGTCTGGCGATCCGATAGATACAGCAATTATTAGAATTAGCAATTTTCCTTACACTGGGAACCAAGGGATATCGCTTGGTAACGTTTCAGACATTAGCTATCTATCACAGACTATCCCTACAGTTGATGGTCAATACTACCAACTGACTTACTATTTAGCATCAACAGAGGAGGCACCCGATCTGAATAATAAATTTCAGGTTTTTATAGGTGCAAAGAAGGTTGATGTTAAAAAGGATATTGCTTTTCAAGGATACACGCAATACTCATTAGTTTTTAAAGCGAAAACAACATCCACAGAGATAAAGTTTGGTTCCAAAGCCAAGTTTGCGTTTTTATATTTGGATAATGTGAGTGTTAAAACTATACCTTAA